The Thermoplasmatales archaeon genome segment ACAATTTGTCAGAGCAATACGAGAATCCTCAGTAATAATCAAAGAAGCAAGAATACTCAACGCAATGAAATCATACGAAGTCGACATCAGCAGAATAAGTCTCGGCGTTGAACTTGAAGCAGGTCGAGACGAAACCGGTTCAAAAGTAGCACCCACCGACGATGAAGTAGAAGTTACAACAAACACATTATCAATGAAAGAACTCACCACAGCCGTTACAATCGAGGATGAAGCACTCGAAGATAACATAGAGCAGCAGCAATTTGAACAAACAATTGTCAGCCTACTTGGTGAAGGAATATCATATGATCTCGAAGTATACTTCCTTCACGCTGACACAACCTACACCGGCGACAGGGCACTGCTCAAAACCAACGATGGTTGGCTAACCCTTGCAGGTGAAAAAGTCACAGACACAGATCCTACAAACGAAACATGGCCAACAAACTTATTCGATGACATGATAGAAGCACTTGAAAACAAGTACAAGCAGAAACTACCACAGATGAAATTCTACGTATCATATCAGATCTGGAAAGCATACAAAGATCAGTTGAAAGGACGTGAAACAGGACTCGGTGACCAGGCACTCACCGGCGGGGATGGTGTGCCATACGATGGTGTGCCAGTACAGTACGTCCCAGCACTCGATGCCCTGAACGATGGTAAGGTCAGAGCACTCTTAACCATACCCACGAACCTTGTATATGGTTTCTGGAGAAACATTCGAATTGAACCAGCCAGGGATGCCAGGATGCGAAGAACATCATACATAGCAACACTCAGAGCAGACTGTCACTACGAGGACGAGAATGCAGCAGTTTCAGCTAAGATTGCCGCACCAACACCATAGATAATATCATTTAGGTGATGTCATTGCCAGAGAATTTACCAATAACATTTCCTGAAGAACTCGAAGAAGAATTTATGAACGCACTAACCAATTGTGGTGAGGGATCAGTAAATAATCTAAGTGATTTTTTTGGTAAGACTTACAAATGCCAAAAAGGAATGAGTGAGGTACTTAGAAAGATTCTTGCAGCCAATTCAGATTTGTTTAAGACAGGAAACACTAAAAGGTCAAAAATCAAGTCACTTGAAAGAATAGCTACAATGATTACATTCATGCTATTATGCGATGAAATGGTGATCAATGTATTGCAGCAGAAGATCAGTGACTTGGATAGTAGGGTTAGTGCACTCGAAAATCCTGGAGGGTGATAAAATTTGATAACAGCTGCCGATATACTCATTGAACTGCAAAAAGACTCATTCACAGAAACAGAACAAGATTTCATAGAAAAAAAGATCACATACTACACAACCAGAGCTGAAAAAATAGCACCGGAATCACCAGAAGAAATCAAAAATGAATACATAACGGCTGCGGTTATCAAAGACTATAAGACAGCAGATGACATTTCAAGCTTTTCTGATGGTCGATTTACATTAAACATTGACAAAGAAGAAATAATACAAAGATACAAAAGAGCACTACAAAAACTCTATGGAATAAAAATCTGGAAACCATGACATTCACAAACAAATTCGAACAAATTCTTAGATCTCACGGTCTCGACATCATATTGAGAAAAAGGGTTGAAGGCCCAAATGACCAGCGAGGCCATCCTACAGTCACATATGATGAAATAGGGATCAGAGCATTTCTACAACAAAACACTGGCAGTGAGCAATTAATACTTGGACAACATGTCAAAAATTATGATGCATTCATGCTCACAAGCAAACAAGTACAGATAAAAGAAGGCGACGAAATACAATGGCATGACAAGATATTCAGAGTCGCAGAGATCATAGAAAATCGTTCACATATCGAATGTCACTTGAAAAAGGTTGAAGCATGATCACAATCACCATAGAGAAACCCAACATCCCAAACCCTGGGGAAGCAGAAGCGAAAGTATCAGAAACAATACAACGCATACTCGACACACTCGCAAGCATAGCAGAAGAAATAGCACCAAGAAAAACAGGACAACTCGCAGCCTCCCACACCTACACGGTTGAAGGGAACACAGGAGAACTCACCAACACAACAGACTACCTACAATACGTCCTCTACGGTCGTGGATGGGTCTTCCCCGTGGAAAAAAAAGCATTATACTGGGAGGAGCTTGACCATCCTGTGGCATACGCCAGGCCAGCAGAACCCAATGACTACTTTACACTTGCAATTGATGCCACACCAGTAGAGTCAATCGTCGAGGAAACATTCATTGACTGGTTGAAGGGTTGAAAAGATGGATGATGAACTTGAACTACAACTCAAAGAAACAATAGAAAACCTGGAAATAGTTGATACAGTAGTCTTAGATTTCCAAGAGAAACTTGATGGGAACTCTGCGATAATCATTAGTATCGACAAGATCAACAATATACAACCTTACCTTGACAAACAAGGCAATCTAATAGAATACCAAGCAACAATATTCGGTATCTGGAAATCAGACGATAACCCATCTGAAATCATCGAACAAAGGAATCATGCTATTAGAGAACTACTATCAACATTCATAAAAACTAGACTTGGCAACTCTGAAGTTACCGTCACGAGCTGCGATAAAAACGTATGGAGAGACAGGACAAATGATACACGATATTATTTCGCATTTCAGATGACACTCAAAATTAAAAAAATAATTATTTGAGGTGATAATTATGAAAGTTAACATACTCGCAGAAGACATACTAACCGGTGAAAATGTAGGATTCTTCCTTGGCATACCCATAGAGAATGAAACACCAATAGGAAATATAGACGGGACGAACAAAGACTTCAAAGTGGCAAACCCACCCATCTTCCCAAGATCCTGCAACGACCTAACAGTAAAACCAGCAGATCTCACCGTCACCGTAGACGGTGAACCTGCAACAGTCAACACTATACTCTTCAATGAGAATGAAGGATACGCTGAGGGATTCACCCTAAATACAGCCCCAGAAACAGGAGACGAAGTGAAAGTCTCATATGTTGAAGAGCTTGAACCATTCCTAGCACAAGACGTTACACCAGACGTGAAGCAAGACACCAAAGAAATATCAGTACTCAATCAAACAGCTAAAATCACAAGTTATGCAGGTATGACCTTCAGCATAAAATCTGAACAGATACTTTCCAAAAACGGCATAAAACAATTCGAAAAGCTAATGTATGAGGAAAAGGAAAGCGACACGCAAAAAATAGTCTATGAACTCAGAGACAAACCACTCAACCTATACGGGTACATGGTATACCATATTGGAGATGACGTGCTTGCCAGATTCTACTTCCAAAATGTGAAGATGGTGCCAAGCATCCCAGGTGGAAAAGCTGGAGACGAACTATCATTCACACTCGAAATGACAGTCGCTGACAAGCCTATCTTAGTCGTGCCAAAAGTCTAAGAGTGTGTTTTGGGATGGCCACAGCAAAATTTTCATTTTTCAAAACAAAAAAGCTCCAAATCGGTGACCAAGAAGTTGAAATTGAAGGCTACCATGTGATAGACAGTGAATATGTTATCCCCCTTGTCGAGAAGAGGAACGAAGCCTATGAGATCGGAGCAGAATACCAGCAATTCATCGAAAAAATAGGGAAGAAAAAAGACAAAGAGATCACACCCGAAGACGCGAAAAAAATCAAAAAAATGAAAGACAAAATAGACAAACTACTTGTTGAAGTCAGCCAAATAAGTTACCCACTCGCACAAAGAGGAATAAAAAGAGCACTCTACAAGAACACGAAAGAATACAAAGAGGCCGAAAAGGAAAACAAGGCCACAGAATACATTGACAAGTTACCCAACATAGAATTACCACCATACGCGGTGACAGAAATTGTCAACACAATGCTTGAGCTCGGTAACCCCGACCTCGTAGGCACCCCATCACAAGAAGAGGAAAATTTGCAAAAAAAAAGAGCCAGGAAGAGGAGTGGATCATCCTCAAAAGGCAAATCTACCAGTTGAGTTTGAAGACAGGGTGGCCAATCCAACATATACTCGAACTGCCATACGCAACATTCTGTGAATACCACCTCTCACAATTAGAAATGCCAAAAAAACCAAGTAGCGAGAAAATAGAGGATAAGATACAGAAACTTCGAAGACTAAATTACAACCTGAAACAAAGACCAAAGAACCGTTAACAATACAAATAGTGAGTACACTATCAACCAAAGCACAAAGATTTTTTGACTTAGCGTTATATTTGATGGTGTTGTCTTCCTCTCAGACCATAAGATTATCACTGATATGATGCCAAGTGGCAGTAACTCCCACCATATCCCGAAGAAAAATTGTATTACAATGGTTATTAGAAGAGCTGGTATGAAATCGCCGAGAGTTGAGACCTTTTGTAGTTCGCCACCACACTCACAGACATAGTCTCCCACGTTTTCATCATCATCTAAAGTGTATTCTTTTCCGCACTTTTTACATTCCACCTTCATGATTTACTTATAAAAAATTTTTCCTCTATAAATTTTTTCATGGAAGCGTAGAAAATGACAGATTATGATCTATCAATACAAGTCCAAATGGATGCAGAAGAAGTATTATCAGGATTACAGCAAATCAATGAACAATTAGCTAACCTACCAGGGTCTGTGGAGATTAACTTCGCTGCAGATGATGCTGTCACCGCAATACTAGAAAATATACAAGAAAATCTTAACAACCTACCAGAAGAATATAATATCAATATTACAGCTGAAGATTCAGCATCAGAAATAGTAGAAGATATAAAATCCAGCATTGATTCATTATCAGAAGAATACAATATCAACGTTTCTGCCGATGATTCAGCATCAGACATAATAGAGAACATACGATCCAGCATAGAGTCACTACCAGAAGAATATAATATCAATATCACTGCTGAAGATAACGCATCAGAAATAATAGAAAATATCATGTCAAATCTCGAAGAAAACACTTGTGCTATTTCTATTCAAGCTGATGATGAAGCCAGTGCCACAATAGAAAACATAAAAACACTCTTAGAAAGTCTACCAGAAGAATATAATATCAATATCACTGCTGAAGATAACGCATCAGAAATAATAGAAGATATAAAATCCGCGCTCGAGAGCATTTCAGGAGAAGTCTCCACAACCATAACAGTAGAAGATGAAGCATCAAATACCATAGAGGACATACAAGCTGCGCTTGAAAGTATACCTGAAGAAATCTCAACTGTTATACAAGTAGAAGATAACGCGTCTGATGTTACAGACGAAGTATCATCAAAACTTGACGAATTAGATGGTAAAGAGGTGACAGCAACAATAAGCGTTGAAGGTGGAGAAGAAGCAACGAACGACATCCAATTGTTAAATTTGAGCATGCAAGATCTTGGAGACACTGCAGCAGCAGTTGCGGGAACAATAGCATCATATGATATGCTTGTCAAGGGACTGAACTATCGTAGAGCAATTGAGATGGCCAAAGAATACACCAACGCAACTGAAGAACAAGGAAAAG includes the following:
- a CDS encoding phage head closure protein, with the protein product MRKRVEGPNDQRGHPTVTYDEIGIRAFLQQNTGSEQLILGQHVKNYDAFMLTSKQVQIKEGDEIQWHDKIFRVAEIIENRSHIECHLKKVEA
- a CDS encoding HK97 gp10 family phage protein, with protein sequence MITITIEKPNIPNPGEAEAKVSETIQRILDTLASIAEEIAPRKTGQLAASHTYTVEGNTGELTNTTDYLQYVLYGRGWVFPVEKKALYWEELDHPVAYARPAEPNDYFTLAIDATPVESIVEETFIDWLKG
- a CDS encoding phage major capsid protein; translation: MDITNIYNKPFVIVPKIDVPDLGRGVLPVQRFGQFVRAIRESSVIIKEARILNAMKSYEVDISRISLGVELEAGRDETGSKVAPTDDEVEVTTNTLSMKELTTAVTIEDEALEDNIEQQQFEQTIVSLLGEGISYDLEVYFLHADTTYTGDRALLKTNDGWLTLAGEKVTDTDPTNETWPTNLFDDMIEALENKYKQKLPQMKFYVSYQIWKAYKDQLKGRETGLGDQALTGGDGVPYDGVPVQYVPALDALNDGKVRALLTIPTNLVYGFWRNIRIEPARDARMRRTSYIATLRADCHYEDENAAVSAKIAAPTP